In Miscanthus floridulus cultivar M001 chromosome 8, ASM1932011v1, whole genome shotgun sequence, the sequence CCTGGCTCTATCGGGGCCTTCCTTTGCGCTCCTGGACGACATCAGGCGGGGGCAGGAGGCCACGCCCGACGGCCAGCAGCTGCTGGCTCAGCACTGCACCGGCGAGCTTGAGGCACCGTGGCGCCTCATCGACGGGCTCCTGCTCCATGGCTCCCGTGTCTTCGTGGTGGACCATGGGGACCTGCGCCACCAAGTGCTCCTCCTGGCGCACTCGGCTGGCCATGAGGGCGTCCAAAAGACGCTCCATCGACTCCGCACCGACTTCTACATTCCGCAGGACTAGATGCTGGTGCAGGATTGGGTGCGTGCTTGCACGACCTGCCAGCATAACAAGACGGAGACGACGCGCCCTGCGGGGCTGTTGCAGCCTCTCGAGGTGCCGACCCAAGTCTGGGCCGACATCTCGATGGACTTCATTGAGGGGCTGCCGAAGGTCACGGGCAAGTCGGTCATTCTGACAGTGGTGGACCGTTTCTCCAAGTACGCGCATTTCATCACGCTCGGCCACCCCTACACGGCCACGTCGGTCGCCCGCACCTTTTTCGACGGGATTGTTCGCCTGCACGGGTTCCCGTCATCCATCGTCAGCGACCGGGACCCCGTCTTCACCGGCCATGTGTGGCGGGATCTCTTCACGATGGCAGGTGTCAAGCTCCGTATGAGTATGGTGTTCCACCCCCAGACGGATGGCCAGTCGGAGGTGGTCAACAAGGTGATTGCTATGTATCTTCGGTGTGTCACAGGTGATCGGCCGTGAGCTTGGGTGGATTGGTTGGCGTGGGCGGAGTATTGCTATAATACTTCGTTTCACACCGCCCTGCGCGCCACTCCGTTTGAGGTGGTCTATGGCcgcccgcctccgccgttgcTACCCTACACGCCCGGCATGGCTCGGACGGAGGCTGTTGACGGCCTCTTGCGCTCACGGGATGAGGTCCTGGCTGAGGTGCGTCAACGACTTCTTCAGGCATAGGAGCTTGCTCGGAAGTACTACGACGCCGGCCATCGCGATCTGGAGCTGCAGGTTGGTGACTGGGTGTGGCTCCACCTCCTTCACCGCGCCACCCAGTCGCTGGCACCACAGGCCAAGGGCAAGTTGGGGCCGCGCTATGCTGGTCCTTTCCGTGTCCTCGAGCGTATTGGCAAGGTGGCTTATCGGCTAGAGCTACCGGAGGGCTCTCATCTCCACGATGTGTTTCATGTCAGCCTTCTGAAGCGACACCGCGACCACGGGGACCTGCCCATGGTGCCTGGATGGCTGCCCCCTGTGCTGGACGGTCGGCGCACTCCGGCACCGGCCAAGGCCCTGCGTGCCCAGCTGCGCCGTGGCATCTGGCGGGTGCTGGTGCAGTGGCAAGGACTTCCCAAAGAGGAGGCGACATGGGAGCTGCTGGACGATCTTCGTGTCTCCTACCCAGaatttcagctcgaggacgagctgtttcagcaggcggggagagatgttatgaccggcgtgGGCTATTCACGCCGCAAGCCCGCTAGTGGCTAGGAGCCTAAAAGCCCATATTCATCTTGATTGCCATATTATTAGAATATTTATTAGAATATTTCCTATTTTATTTGAGAGACGTATAAATACTTGTAAACATTATTGAGATGGATCAAGCAGAAACAATCTATTAGTTTCTCGGCTTCCCTCTGGGAGTCGGGAGTTTCCACCGAGCTCCAAGCCCTAGTCGCGCGAGCTGCAGTCacggcgccgccgcgccgtctTCCTCGTGCCCTCCAGCCTCGCCCCGCGATAACCCACACCTACAGCCTCCGATCCCTCTCCCGTAGGACTAGGGATTCTAACACTG encodes:
- the LOC136470444 gene encoding uncharacterized protein, with the protein product MADALSRRDAEARAPADQEGASAAALALSGPSFALLDDIRRGQEATPDGQQLLAQHCTGELEAPWRLIDGLLLHGSRVFVVDHGDLRHQVLLLAHSAGHEGVQKTLHRLRTDFYIPQD